One Acidimicrobiia bacterium genomic window, AGGGTGGTTTCGCCCCGGACCTCCCGTCCAACGAGGAGGCCCTGGACCTGCTGTCGGCTGCCATCGAGGCCGCCGGCTACGTACCGGGCGAGGAGATCGCCCTCGCCCTCGACGTCGCCGCCAGCGAGATCCACAACGACGGCGTTTACCACCTCGCCGGTGAGGGACGCGACCTCGACGCCGACGGCTTCGTCGACTACCTCGCAGGGCTGTGCGACCGCCATCCGATCATCTCCATCGAGGACGGCCTCGACGAGGACGACTGGGACGGCTGGCGCACACTCACCGAGAGACTCGGGGGTCGTGTGCAGCTCGTGGGCGACGACCTGTTCGTCACGAACGTGGAACGCCTGGAGCGCGGGATCAACGACGGTGTGGCGAACTCGATCCTCATCAAGGTCAACCAGATCGGCACCCTCAGCGAGACGCTCGACACGCTGGATGTCGCCACGCGACACGGCTACACGGCGATGATGTCGCACCGCAGCGGGGAGACCGAGGACACGACGATCGCCGACCTCGCCGTGGCGGCCAACTGCGGCCAGATCAAGTCGGGCGCGCCCGCCCGCAGCGAGCGGGTCGCCAAGTACAACCAGCTCCTACGGATCGAGACCGAGCTCGGCGAGGCGGCCGCCTACAAGGGCGCCAGGGCGTTCCGGGGCACGCACCCGTGACGTCGCGCAACCGGGCCGCACGCCTCGGGATCTTCGTGCTCGTGCTGGTGGCGCTTCTGTTCGCCTTCGGTTACCCCGCCCGGTCGCTCCTCGCCCAGCGCGCCACGGAGAACGAGGCCCGGGAGCACCTCGAGATTCTCCGCGACCAGAACGCCAAGCTGGAGGCGGAGGCCGAGCGGCTCCGCAGCGACGAGGAGATCGAGCGCCAGGCACGGGAGCGCTTCCACCTGGTGCGACCCGGCGAGGAGGCCTACGCCATCATCCCGCAGGGTTCGACGAGCACGACGGCCCCGCCGGAGCAGCTTGTTCCGTCGGCGCCGGCGATCGACGGCGACGTCCCGATGGGCGCCGCATCGCCCTCCGGATAGGCCGAGCGCCGGTCCTACACTCCCGGTCGTGGTGTCCAACGCCGATGTCGAAGCCGTGGCCGCGCGCCTGGGCCGGGAGCCCACCGTTGCCTTCGAGGTCGTGACCCGCGACGACTCCGGGGCCCCCGCGGTGATCCGCAATGCGCCGTTCGACGACGACGGCGCCCCGATGCCGACGCTCTACTGGCTCGTCGACCCGGAGGCGGTGCGCCGCGTCGGGCGCCTCGAGTCGGAAGGCGGCGTGAAGCAGGCCGAGGCCGAGGTCGATCCCGACGAGCTCCTGCGGGCGCACGCGGCCTACGCCGCCGAACGCGACCGTGCAATCCCTAGGGATCGTGCCGATGCACGCCCGAGCGGCGGCGTGGGAGGGACGGCCCGGGGCGTCAAGTGTCTGCACGCCCACTACGCGTACTTCCTCGCAGGAGGCGACGACCCCGTCGGGCGGTGGGTGGAGGAGCGACTGTCGGAGAGAGCACCGTGAGTGGAGGCCCCTTCGCAGGGGTGGACGTCGGCACGAACTCGGTGCGCCTGATGATCGGCGAGGTCCGTGACGGTCGCGTCGACCAGATCGAGCGCCTGATGCGGATCACGCGCCTCGGTGCGGGCGTCGACGCGTCTCGGCGCCTGGAGCCTGCGGCGCTCGACAGAACCCTCGCCGTACTGGCGGAGTTCCGCGAGGTGCTCGACCATCACGGCTCGCCGCCGGTGCGGGCGACGGCCACCAGCGCGGCGCGCGACGCCGCGAACCGGGAGGACCTCTTCGGTCCCGCGGCCGACCTGGGTTTCCGGCTCGAGCTGTTGAGTGGCGAGGACGAGGCGGCGCTGTCGTTCCTCGGTGCCACGTCGGGCCTCGATCCTGCAACACATCCCGGCCCGTACCTCGTCGTCGACATCGGTGGCGGATCCACCGAGTTCGTGTACGGCAGCGACACACCGGAAGCGTCGGTCTCGCTGGCCATGGGCTGCGTGCGCACGACGGAGCAGTACCTGGAGTCCGACCCTCCGACCCCTGAGGAGCTGTCGGTGGCGGTCACCGCCGTGCGCGACGACCTCGCCGAGGTCTCCCGGGCGCTGCCGCACATCGGAGAGGCCCGCACCTTCATCGGTCTCGCCGGAACGATCACCACCGTCGCCGCGGTGGAACTCGGACAACGCGAGTACGACCGCACTGCCATCCACCATCTCGTGCTCTCACGCGAGCAGGTGGAAGACGTCTTCCGCACACTCGCCACGGAAGCGGCCGACGAGCGGCGCGAGAACCCGGGCCTCGAGGAGGGTCGGGTCGACGTGATCGTGGGCGGGACCC contains:
- the eno gene encoding phosphopyruvate hydratase is translated as MSAISTVGAREILDSRGNPTVEVDVILDSGATGRAAVPSGASTGAHEAAELRDGGDRYAGKGVRTAVANVEGEIAAALRGLDAADQRGIDTVLIDLDGSDHKSRLGANAVLGVSLAVAKAAAADSDMPLYRYVGGADAHVLPVPCMNVLNGGAHADSNVDLQEFMLVPVGAVSFSEALQWGTETYHRLAALLGERGLSTALGDEGGFAPDLPSNEEALDLLSAAIEAAGYVPGEEIALALDVAASEIHNDGVYHLAGEGRDLDADGFVDYLAGLCDRHPIISIEDGLDEDDWDGWRTLTERLGGRVQLVGDDLFVTNVERLERGINDGVANSILIKVNQIGTLSETLDTLDVATRHGYTAMMSHRSGETEDTTIADLAVAANCGQIKSGAPARSERVAKYNQLLRIETELGEAAAYKGARAFRGTHP
- a CDS encoding septum formation initiator family protein, whose protein sequence is MTSRNRAARLGIFVLVLVALLFAFGYPARSLLAQRATENEAREHLEILRDQNAKLEAEAERLRSDEEIERQARERFHLVRPGEEAYAIIPQGSTSTTAPPEQLVPSAPAIDGDVPMGAASPSG
- a CDS encoding DUF501 domain-containing protein, whose protein sequence is MVSNADVEAVAARLGREPTVAFEVVTRDDSGAPAVIRNAPFDDDGAPMPTLYWLVDPEAVRRVGRLESEGGVKQAEAEVDPDELLRAHAAYAAERDRAIPRDRADARPSGGVGGTARGVKCLHAHYAYFLAGGDDPVGRWVEERLSERAP
- a CDS encoding Ppx/GppA phosphatase family protein, with the protein product MSGGPFAGVDVGTNSVRLMIGEVRDGRVDQIERLMRITRLGAGVDASRRLEPAALDRTLAVLAEFREVLDHHGSPPVRATATSAARDAANREDLFGPAADLGFRLELLSGEDEAALSFLGATSGLDPATHPGPYLVVDIGGGSTEFVYGSDTPEASVSLAMGCVRTTEQYLESDPPTPEELSVAVTAVRDDLAEVSRALPHIGEARTFIGLAGTITTVAAVELGQREYDRTAIHHLVLSREQVEDVFRTLATEAADERRENPGLEEGRVDVIVGGTLVLATILRTFALDSVLVSEADILDGLVFSQSS